From Chloracidobacterium sp., the proteins below share one genomic window:
- a CDS encoding ATP-binding protein, with product MGSPLSSVSPEVWAAVFQRLNLPMMMIDYETRRVTAVNEAFLAESEYTADELVGQETKQLSFLPFGADRERLYTELARSGQVSTTILAKLPDGGIGEAAVWMFLIEADARRYVLLVPERVTYLQNNSEQVGQRLRDVLAVAPGVIYQYRYDATGKGRFTYMSGKAEALFGLSAATIAADEALFWRQVPYEYRRRVRDTFAAAAETGSPWECEFPFRHVITGEERWFQVIAFPKVLPDGGALWTGFASDITELHRLRTAREEAYRLLEEERLRKNKLESLGTLAGGIAHDFNNLLAVLTGNLGLIKRDPSLSAENQRRLEAIERATERAKLLAKQLLTFAKGGDPVLETVSPETFVVAPMQDILDARGVEVVFESAPALWLTRGDKGQLMQVFQNLAVNAADAMPMGGRVHVRLQNCTLAEHEVPGLSPGDYVCISVTDTGCGIAPEHLSRIFDPYFTTKSGGHGLGLAVGYSIIAKHGGQIRVTSTVGVGTRFDVYLPAKKTTEATVESVVLTREVAAGLLRRRLLVMDDDELMRDMFGTALETFGYGVVTCRHGEEAIERYCAARDAGQSFLGVILDLRVAGGLGGKETLERLRELDPNVTAIVCSGYHDDRVMANHRAYGFTAKLPKPFDIAELGQLLDQLFGPLDAA from the coding sequence ATGGGTTCGCCTTTGAGTTCAGTCTCACCGGAGGTTTGGGCGGCTGTTTTTCAGCGGCTCAACCTACCGATGATGATGATTGACTATGAGACTCGCCGGGTGACGGCGGTCAACGAGGCTTTCCTGGCTGAATCCGAGTACACTGCTGATGAGTTGGTCGGGCAGGAGACCAAACAGTTATCATTTTTGCCTTTTGGAGCAGACCGCGAGCGGCTCTACACGGAACTGGCTCGAAGTGGACAAGTCTCAACGACCATCCTGGCAAAACTGCCGGATGGCGGCATTGGCGAAGCGGCAGTGTGGATGTTTCTGATTGAAGCTGACGCTCGGCGCTATGTTCTACTTGTCCCGGAACGCGTTACCTACCTCCAAAATAACTCGGAACAAGTCGGACAGCGTTTGCGTGATGTCCTGGCGGTTGCGCCGGGCGTGATTTACCAGTACCGGTACGACGCCACCGGCAAGGGGCGTTTCACCTACATGAGTGGTAAGGCGGAAGCCTTGTTTGGGTTGTCCGCTGCAACCATCGCCGCCGATGAAGCCCTTTTCTGGCGGCAAGTGCCATATGAGTATCGGCGCAGGGTGCGGGACACCTTCGCCGCCGCAGCCGAGACCGGCAGCCCGTGGGAGTGCGAGTTTCCTTTTCGCCACGTCATAACGGGCGAAGAGCGGTGGTTTCAGGTCATCGCCTTCCCCAAGGTCTTACCGGACGGTGGAGCACTCTGGACCGGCTTCGCTTCCGACATCACCGAACTCCACCGTCTGCGTACCGCTCGTGAGGAAGCGTACCGCTTGCTGGAGGAAGAGCGACTACGGAAAAACAAACTTGAATCTCTAGGGACGCTTGCGGGCGGCATTGCGCACGACTTCAACAATCTGCTGGCCGTCCTGACCGGCAATTTGGGGCTTATCAAACGTGATCCGTCGCTGAGCGCGGAAAATCAGCGCCGCCTCGAAGCGATTGAACGCGCGACGGAACGCGCCAAACTCCTCGCCAAACAGCTTCTAACATTCGCCAAGGGCGGCGACCCGGTTTTGGAAACGGTGTCGCCGGAGACTTTTGTCGTTGCGCCAATGCAGGACATTCTCGATGCGCGCGGGGTGGAGGTTGTTTTTGAGTCAGCGCCGGCGCTGTGGTTGACGCGGGGCGATAAGGGACAGTTGATGCAGGTGTTCCAGAACTTGGCTGTGAATGCGGCCGACGCCATGCCGATGGGAGGACGAGTACATGTCCGGCTTCAGAACTGTACGTTGGCTGAACATGAGGTTCCCGGTTTGTCGCCAGGCGACTACGTCTGCATCAGCGTCACAGACACCGGCTGCGGCATCGCGCCGGAGCACCTGTCGCGGATTTTTGACCCGTACTTCACTACTAAATCCGGCGGCCACGGGCTGGGCTTGGCCGTCGGCTACTCCATCATCGCCAAGCACGGCGGACAGATTCGGGTGACTTCGACGGTCGGCGTCGGGACACGCTTTGATGTGTACCTGCCAGCTAAGAAAACGACCGAGGCCACGGTGGAGTCCGTCGTGTTGACTCGAGAAGTCGCCGCCGGGCTGCTCCGGCGGCGTTTATTGGTGATGGACGACGACGAGTTGATGCGCGACATGTTCGGCACGGCGCTGGAAACGTTCGGCTACGGCGTGGTGACATGTCGGCACGGTGAAGAAGCTATTGAGCGTTACTGCGCCGCCCGCGACGCCGGACAGTCGTTTCTGGGCGTGATTCTCGATTTGCGGGTCGCCGGCGGATTGGGCGGGAAAGAAACCTTGGAGCGGCTGCGGGAGCTTGATCCGAACGTGACTGCGATTGTGTGCAGCGGTTATCACGATGACAGGGTCATGGCCAACCATCGCGCCTACGGCTTCACCGCCAAGTTGCCCAAGCCGTTTGACATTGCCGAGCTAGGACAATTGCTGGATCAGTTGTTCGGCCCACTGGACGCCGCATGA
- a CDS encoding NADH-quinone oxidoreductase subunit C produces MSDAGATPAVSPDELALIKGAADTLTQLRRRFQDAIEQVIVHNGEVTVYVARAAIVDVARYLRDEPKLLFNLLSDLCGVDRGLEADPRFEVVYHLFSIPHGYRLRLKVRVPENDCEVPTLVGVYPTAEFHERETFDLMGIRFKNHPDLRKILTPDDLEGHPLRKDFPLQGY; encoded by the coding sequence ATGAGCGACGCCGGAGCGACGCCTGCCGTTTCTCCCGATGAGTTGGCTTTGATCAAGGGCGCGGCGGATACGCTGACGCAGTTGCGGCGGCGCTTTCAGGACGCCATCGAGCAGGTCATCGTCCACAATGGGGAGGTGACGGTCTATGTCGCACGCGCCGCGATTGTGGATGTGGCGCGCTACCTGCGCGACGAGCCGAAGCTATTGTTCAACTTGCTGTCGGATTTGTGCGGCGTCGATCGCGGGCTGGAGGCCGACCCGCGCTTTGAGGTGGTTTATCACCTGTTTTCGATTCCACATGGCTATCGCCTGCGGTTGAAGGTGCGCGTCCCGGAAAACGACTGTGAGGTTCCAACCCTGGTCGGCGTTTATCCGACGGCCGAGTTTCACGAACGTGAAACCTTTGATCTGATGGGCATTCGCTTCAAAAATCATCCCGACCTGCGCAAGATTCTGACCCCCGACGATTTGGAAGGCCATCCCCTCCGAAAGGATTTTCCGCTCCAGGGCTACTAA
- a CDS encoding type II toxin-antitoxin system Phd/YefM family antitoxin has product MVSVTLDELQSGPLKYLRQVEEGETLIIIKSDEPIAELRPVAHRTPLRPFGLCAGEFTVPDDFDAPLPDDVLDAFEER; this is encoded by the coding sequence GTGGTAAGCGTGACACTTGATGAGCTTCAGAGCGGCCCGTTGAAATACCTGCGCCAAGTTGAGGAGGGTGAAACGCTTATCATTATCAAGTCGGATGAGCCAATCGCCGAACTGCGGCCTGTAGCCCACCGTACGCCCCTGCGACCATTTGGCTTGTGCGCGGGCGAGTTCACCGTCCCCGATGATTTTGACGCGCCTCTGCCGGATGATGTACTCGATGCCTTTGAGGAACGATGA
- the lpxA gene encoding acyl-ACP--UDP-N-acetylglucosamine O-acyltransferase, giving the protein MPIHPTAIISPQAQLGENVSIGPYAVIGADVTLEDNVTVGAHCVIEGPTRIGRGTRLFPFVSVGQDPQDLKYAGERTELIIGERNVIREFATLHRGTGGGGGVTRVGNDNLLMAQCHVAHDCTVGNHIIMANGASLAGHVEVHDHATLGAYVGVHQFCRVGTYAFIGAYSVVVKDALPYARSVGNHAKCYGPNSIGLRRAGFSSEELRAIEQAFRLLLNSKLNTSQAVAAITEKLGDHPRIRVLLDFIATSQRGVIK; this is encoded by the coding sequence ATGCCGATTCACCCAACCGCCATCATCAGTCCCCAAGCACAGCTAGGCGAAAATGTTTCGATTGGCCCCTACGCCGTCATCGGCGCGGATGTCACGCTGGAAGACAACGTAACGGTCGGTGCACACTGCGTCATCGAAGGCCCAACGCGCATCGGACGCGGTACGCGGCTGTTCCCTTTCGTCTCGGTCGGTCAGGATCCGCAGGATTTGAAGTATGCTGGAGAACGCACTGAACTCATCATCGGCGAGCGCAACGTCATCCGCGAGTTCGCCACGCTGCACCGGGGGACGGGCGGCGGCGGCGGCGTAACGCGCGTCGGCAACGACAACTTGCTCATGGCGCAGTGTCACGTCGCCCACGATTGTACCGTAGGCAACCACATCATCATGGCGAACGGGGCGTCGCTGGCCGGGCATGTCGAGGTTCACGACCATGCGACGCTGGGGGCTTACGTGGGCGTCCATCAGTTTTGCCGCGTTGGGACTTATGCCTTCATCGGCGCGTATTCGGTTGTCGTCAAGGACGCGCTGCCTTACGCGCGCAGTGTCGGCAATCACGCGAAATGTTACGGCCCGAACAGCATTGGTCTGCGTCGCGCCGGTTTTTCAAGCGAGGAGTTGCGCGCCATCGAGCAGGCTTTTCGCCTACTGCTGAATTCAAAGCTCAATACTTCGCAAGCGGTCGCAGCGATTACGGAAAAGCTCGGTGATCACCCGCGCATTCGTGTTCTGCTCGACTTTATCGCCACGTCGCAGCGCGGCGTCATCAAGTGA
- the nuoD gene encoding NADH dehydrogenase (quinone) subunit D, with protein sequence MSSLRYSNVIELDYAPQQKIREMLREQSALDNAITVSMGPQHPSTHGVLRLELILDGETVVSAKPDIGYLHTGMEKQMETKKYQQNIVITDRMDYLNPMGNNLGYVMTVEKLLGITNDIPPRAQTLRVLLTELQRIASHLVWLGTHALDLGAMSMFFYCFREREKILNIYEAVCGGRMTVSYFRVGGLPYDVPPNFNRLVREFLDEFPAALKEYHKLLTNNPIFQKRTRGVGVLSGEDAIALGVTGPTLRGSGVAHDVRRAEPYCGYETYDFDIPVERDGDVYARYLVRMREMEESVKICRQALDRLKPGPIKVDSPKIVLPDREEMKHQMDALIHHFLLAAYGFTVPPGEAYHAIEGSKGELGFYIISDGTERPFRCHVRGPSFVNLQAIPKLCQGALLADVVAIIGSLDIVLGEIDR encoded by the coding sequence ATGTCATCGCTGCGTTACTCGAACGTCATCGAGCTGGATTACGCCCCGCAGCAGAAGATTCGCGAGATGCTGCGCGAGCAGTCGGCGCTCGACAACGCCATCACCGTCAGCATGGGGCCGCAGCACCCTTCGACGCACGGCGTGCTGCGGCTCGAACTTATTCTCGACGGCGAAACCGTCGTTAGCGCCAAGCCCGACATCGGCTATCTCCACACCGGGATGGAGAAGCAGATGGAAACGAAGAAGTACCAGCAAAACATCGTTATCACCGACCGGATGGACTACCTCAACCCAATGGGCAACAACCTTGGGTATGTGATGACGGTGGAGAAACTGCTGGGCATCACCAACGACATTCCGCCGCGCGCGCAGACGCTGCGAGTGCTGCTGACCGAACTGCAACGCATTGCGTCGCATTTAGTTTGGCTGGGAACGCATGCGCTCGACTTGGGCGCGATGTCAATGTTTTTCTACTGCTTTCGGGAGCGCGAGAAAATCCTCAACATTTACGAGGCTGTCTGCGGCGGGCGCATGACGGTGAGCTATTTTCGCGTTGGCGGGCTGCCCTACGACGTACCGCCGAACTTCAACCGGCTTGTCCGTGAGTTTCTAGATGAGTTTCCGGCGGCGCTTAAGGAGTACCACAAGCTGCTGACGAATAACCCGATTTTCCAGAAGCGGACGCGCGGCGTCGGCGTTTTGTCCGGCGAAGATGCGATTGCGTTGGGGGTGACAGGGCCGACCTTGCGTGGTTCGGGCGTTGCCCACGATGTTCGGCGGGCTGAGCCGTACTGCGGCTACGAGACGTATGATTTTGACATTCCGGTTGAGCGCGACGGCGACGTATACGCCCGCTATCTCGTCCGGATGCGTGAGATGGAAGAGAGTGTGAAAATCTGTCGGCAGGCGCTTGACCGCCTCAAGCCGGGCCCCATCAAAGTTGACTCGCCCAAGATCGTCCTACCCGATCGCGAGGAGATGAAGCATCAGATGGATGCGCTGATCCATCACTTCCTGCTGGCGGCCTACGGCTTCACTGTCCCGCCCGGTGAAGCCTACCACGCGATTGAAGGCTCGAAGGGCGAGCTGGGCTTTTACATCATCAGCGACGGCACGGAACGGCCGTTCCGGTGTCACGTCCGAGGGCCGTCATTCGTCAACCTGCAAGCCATTCCGAAACTTTGTCAGGGCGCGTTGTTGGCGGATGTCGTCGCCATTATCGGCAGCCTTGACATCGTACTGGGCGAGATTGACCGATGA
- the nuoE gene encoding NADH-quinone oxidoreductase subunit NuoE, which produces MNQPPTFAEVLTPDFERRADAIIARYPQKRSAILPLFHLVQNACNYIPEDGMRFIAKKLGLNMNDVYETLTFYSMLFTEPIGRYHIQLCRTISCYLCGAPHIREHLEKRLGIKPGQKTPDGRFRLSEVECIGACSAAPAMQINFDFHENLTPDKVDAILDALP; this is translated from the coding sequence ATGAACCAGCCACCGACCTTCGCCGAAGTCCTCACGCCTGATTTTGAACGTCGGGCGGACGCGATTATCGCCCGCTATCCGCAGAAGCGGTCGGCGATTTTGCCGTTGTTTCACTTGGTGCAGAACGCCTGCAACTACATCCCGGAAGACGGCATGCGTTTCATCGCCAAGAAGCTGGGGCTGAATATGAACGACGTTTACGAGACGTTGACGTTCTACTCGATGCTCTTCACCGAGCCGATTGGGCGATACCACATTCAGCTTTGCCGGACGATTAGCTGCTACCTGTGCGGAGCGCCGCACATCCGCGAACACCTTGAGAAGCGACTGGGCATTAAGCCAGGGCAGAAAACGCCGGACGGCCGGTTTCGGTTGAGCGAAGTGGAGTGCATCGGCGCGTGTTCGGCGGCCCCGGCAATGCAGATCAACTTTGATTTTCACGAAAACCTGACACCCGACAAGGTGGACGCCATTCTGGACGCGCTGCCGTAG
- a CDS encoding type II toxin-antitoxin system HicA family toxin, translating to MNKLPSLPYHQTNYSRLAKGWLDVVRQRGSHIRLQKRVGSEALKTTVPAHRPVKRSTPAQILKQAQLGVDEFLKLL from the coding sequence GTGAACAAGTTGCCCAGCCTTCCCTACCATCAAACAAATTATTCACGCCTTGCAAAGGGATGGCTGGATGTAGTTCGACAGCGCGGCAGTCACATTCGGCTGCAGAAGCGCGTCGGAAGTGAGGCGCTCAAAACCACCGTGCCGGCGCATCGTCCGGTCAAGCGATCCACGCCGGCGCAGATTTTGAAGCAGGCGCAGTTAGGTGTGGATGAGTTTTTGAAGTTGCTCTGA
- a CDS encoding FAD-binding oxidoreductase, translated as MSLRSRSVQLASWGRFPVAATEVLRPARQADLAALVGESPYMTLIGRGYGRSYGDAALNTGGGVVEQIRLDRLLAFDESTGVLVAEAGVRLKDILDVFAPRGWFLPVTPGTKYVSLGGALACDIHGKNHHCDASFSNHVEWFELLTADGSVRRCSKTEHADLFWATAGGMGLTGFVLTVALKLRRIETAYIGVDYVRTRDLDETLERCEAEDHRYRYAVCWIDCLARGKHLGRSVLMRGDHLTVEDLPAGLRSRPLALPRKREIAVPFSFPNGVINPLTVKAFNTVFYHKHPRFKSGVVVDFDSYFYPLDAVLEWNRVYGRRGFIQYQPVLPLETSRTTLVKILEVLGRAKIASFLAVLKRFGPQDGLLSFPMPGYTLALDIPMTGAHPPAVLDDLDELVVQAGGRIYLGKDARLKPRYLEAMYPRLAEWRRIKQAVDPQGLFSSDLSRRVGLTPVG; from the coding sequence ATGAGCCTCCGTAGTCGCTCCGTCCAACTCGCCAGTTGGGGACGCTTTCCGGTCGCCGCCACAGAGGTGCTGCGTCCGGCGCGGCAGGCTGATCTGGCCGCGTTGGTTGGTGAGTCGCCCTACATGACCCTGATTGGGCGTGGCTACGGTCGGAGCTACGGCGATGCGGCGCTCAATACCGGCGGCGGCGTGGTTGAACAAATCCGCCTTGATCGGCTGCTAGCGTTTGACGAGTCCACGGGCGTCCTTGTCGCCGAGGCCGGCGTGCGTCTCAAGGACATTCTGGACGTGTTCGCTCCACGTGGCTGGTTTTTGCCGGTGACGCCTGGCACGAAGTACGTAAGCTTGGGCGGCGCGTTGGCCTGCGACATCCATGGCAAGAATCACCACTGCGACGCTTCCTTCTCCAATCACGTTGAGTGGTTCGAGTTGCTAACGGCGGACGGCAGCGTCCGGCGTTGTTCCAAGACGGAACATGCGGATTTGTTTTGGGCGACGGCGGGCGGCATGGGCCTGACCGGCTTCGTCCTAACGGTGGCGTTGAAACTGCGCCGGATTGAGACGGCGTACATCGGTGTGGACTACGTGCGAACACGCGATCTGGACGAAACGCTGGAACGCTGTGAGGCTGAAGATCACCGGTACCGCTATGCCGTGTGCTGGATTGACTGTTTGGCGAGGGGGAAGCATTTGGGACGCAGCGTACTGATGCGCGGCGATCACCTGACAGTCGAGGACCTCCCAGCGGGATTACGCAGCCGTCCGCTGGCTCTTCCGCGCAAGCGTGAAATCGCCGTGCCGTTTTCATTCCCCAACGGGGTCATCAATCCGCTGACGGTCAAAGCATTCAACACGGTGTTTTACCACAAGCATCCGAGGTTCAAATCGGGCGTGGTGGTGGACTTTGACTCGTACTTTTACCCGCTCGACGCCGTTCTCGAATGGAACCGCGTCTATGGACGGCGCGGTTTTATTCAGTACCAGCCTGTACTGCCGCTTGAAACCAGTCGGACAACGCTCGTGAAGATTTTGGAAGTGTTGGGGCGGGCGAAAATCGCCTCCTTTCTGGCGGTGCTCAAGCGGTTCGGGCCGCAGGATGGGCTGCTGTCGTTTCCGATGCCCGGTTATACCTTGGCGCTGGACATTCCGATGACCGGCGCGCATCCGCCAGCCGTACTCGATGATTTGGACGAACTCGTCGTACAGGCCGGCGGGCGAATCTATCTTGGCAAGGATGCGCGTCTGAAGCCACGCTACTTGGAAGCAATGTATCCCCGTCTCGCGGAGTGGCGGCGGATCAAGCAGGCGGTTGATCCGCAGGGGCTGTTTTCATCTGACCTCTCGCGGCGTGTTGGGCTAACACCCGTGGGTTAG
- a CDS encoding NADH-quinone oxidoreductase subunit A: MSNDLQNYIPLLMVFGLASLVATLILNTSRLLGPKIQTREKLMPYECGNDPVGSARERFSVKFYLVCLLFILFDIEAIVLIPWAVVYKALAEELGNKLFVYAEMMLFVAALFVGYIYVWKKGVFDWSK; this comes from the coding sequence ATGTCAAACGACTTGCAAAACTACATCCCGTTGTTGATGGTTTTCGGACTAGCGTCGTTGGTCGCCACGCTGATTCTCAACACGTCGCGGCTGCTGGGACCGAAAATTCAAACCCGCGAAAAGCTAATGCCCTATGAGTGCGGCAATGATCCGGTTGGCAGCGCCCGTGAACGTTTCTCGGTCAAGTTTTATTTGGTCTGCCTGCTGTTTATTTTGTTCGACATTGAAGCGATTGTATTGATTCCGTGGGCGGTGGTGTACAAGGCGCTGGCGGAAGAGTTGGGCAATAAGTTGTTTGTTTACGCCGAAATGATGCTTTTTGTGGCGGCGCTTTTTGTCGGCTACATCTACGTTTGGAAGAAAGGCGTTTTCGACTGGAGCAAGTGA
- a CDS encoding alpha/beta fold hydrolase, which translates to MLLFVRSRWLGRSLLILVLATAALGCAGTFAYQRPLTVVHWYDGWRLWWAGVAAREVVIDGVRIHYKEGGAGEPLVLIHGLGGSSDADWGQVIAPLSKRFHVYALDLPGFGRSDKPADASYAVRSQAATVVKFLDAVGIRQAHLCGLSMGGWIAAYTAAEYPDRVARLVLVDSAGVRFEPAPERAMLDPGTTPEDFTNFLRLLFYNPPQFPAPLVRDFQAQARRQAWVIDRALAAMLTGDDALEPRLGKIRAPTLIIWGKQDALLPLHSGEIIRQGLPTANFTVVDRCGHMPPIERPDAFLRETERFLRATPPPHNEYTLLP; encoded by the coding sequence ATGTTGCTTTTCGTGCGCTCGCGTTGGCTGGGACGCAGCCTTCTAATCTTGGTCTTGGCGACGGCGGCGCTTGGTTGCGCCGGGACGTTCGCCTATCAGCGACCGCTGACGGTCGTCCACTGGTACGACGGGTGGCGGCTGTGGTGGGCCGGCGTCGCGGCGCGCGAAGTCGTGATTGACGGCGTACGCATCCACTACAAGGAAGGCGGCGCGGGCGAACCGCTGGTGCTCATCCATGGTCTCGGCGGTAGTTCGGACGCCGACTGGGGACAGGTCATCGCGCCCCTGTCCAAGCGATTTCACGTTTACGCCCTTGACCTGCCTGGCTTTGGGCGCTCGGACAAGCCGGCCGACGCGAGCTACGCCGTTCGGTCGCAGGCGGCGACGGTGGTGAAATTTCTCGACGCCGTAGGCATTCGGCAGGCGCATCTATGTGGGCTTTCGATGGGCGGCTGGATTGCGGCCTACACAGCCGCCGAGTATCCCGACCGCGTCGCGCGGCTGGTGCTGGTGGACAGCGCCGGGGTTCGGTTCGAGCCGGCTCCGGAGCGCGCCATGCTTGATCCGGGAACGACGCCCGAAGACTTCACGAACTTTCTCCGGCTGTTGTTCTACAACCCGCCGCAGTTCCCCGCCCCGCTGGTACGGGATTTTCAGGCGCAGGCGCGGCGTCAGGCATGGGTCATTGACCGGGCGCTGGCGGCGATGCTGACCGGCGACGACGCGCTGGAGCCGCGTCTGGGCAAGATTCGCGCGCCGACGCTCATCATCTGGGGCAAGCAGGACGCCCTACTGCCGCTCCATTCGGGCGAGATCATCAGGCAGGGATTGCCGACGGCCAATTTTACAGTCGTGGATCGCTGTGGTCACATGCCGCCAATTGAGCGGCCCGACGCCTTCTTACGCGAAACCGAACGATTCCTGCGAGCTACGCCGCCGCCGCACAACGAATATACGCTGCTTCCTTAG
- a CDS encoding NADH-quinone oxidoreductase subunit B → MGLETTLGAALPEILTARLEDLINWSRKSSLWPATFGLACCAIEMMNATSARNDMARFGSEVFRASPRQADVMIVAGRVSRKMAPVLRRIYDQMPDPKWVISMGACATAGGIFNNYAIVQGVHQVVPVDVYVPGCPPRPETLIYAVMKLQEKIMTERLTDRRDRNLLPEGAAA, encoded by the coding sequence ATGGGCCTCGAAACTACGCTTGGCGCGGCGCTGCCGGAGATTCTTACCGCGCGTTTGGAAGACCTCATCAACTGGTCGCGGAAGTCGTCGCTCTGGCCGGCGACCTTTGGTTTAGCCTGCTGCGCCATTGAGATGATGAATGCGACTTCGGCTCGCAACGACATGGCGCGTTTCGGCTCGGAGGTGTTTCGCGCCAGTCCCCGGCAGGCGGACGTGATGATTGTGGCGGGGCGCGTCTCGCGGAAAATGGCCCCGGTGCTGCGCCGCATCTATGATCAGATGCCCGACCCTAAGTGGGTGATTTCGATGGGGGCCTGCGCCACGGCCGGCGGCATTTTCAACAACTACGCTATTGTGCAGGGCGTTCACCAAGTTGTGCCAGTAGATGTCTATGTGCCGGGCTGCCCACCGCGACCGGAGACGCTCATTTACGCGGTGATGAAGTTGCAGGAAAAAATCATGACCGAACGCCTGACGGATCGGCGTGACCGCAACCTGCTGCCTGAAGGAGCCGCCGCATGA
- a CDS encoding VWA domain-containing protein has product MITRYGKWDGLDLDHFDLEKLLEKLSDFFLQSGFSYGGWSRRIQEPDQSLEALREAIRELLRSSDLLAAAERRALQDESGGWDEKKLDELVDALIQRLLEQGYLRAKPDERRSNAPRLGQGRIEEDAGARVKFELTEKGTDFLGYKALSELLGALGKGYAGRHDTHHLSTGVEAFQSSKPYEFGDTLNLDVNATLLSAIRRNGLGVPLNVEYSDLMVHQSEYASSCATVLMLDCSHSMILYGEDRFTPAKRVALALTHLIRTQYPGDTLKLVLFHDSAEEVPIAKLAQLTVGPYHTNTAEGLKLARRILLAQRVDMRQIIMITDGKPSALTMEDGRIYKNSMGLDPMIMEATYKEVAKCRRSNIAINTFMLADDPYLVNFIKQVTHIAQGKAYFTTVMTLGQYVMMDFLRRKRKKVR; this is encoded by the coding sequence ATGATTACGCGCTACGGCAAATGGGATGGTCTCGACCTTGACCACTTCGACCTTGAAAAACTGCTTGAAAAGCTTTCCGACTTCTTCCTGCAAAGCGGCTTCTCGTACGGCGGCTGGTCGCGGCGCATCCAAGAACCCGATCAATCGCTCGAAGCATTGCGTGAAGCGATTCGTGAACTGCTCCGTTCGAGCGACCTGCTTGCCGCAGCCGAACGGCGGGCGCTCCAAGACGAGTCCGGCGGATGGGATGAAAAGAAACTCGACGAACTGGTGGACGCGCTCATTCAGCGGCTACTTGAACAAGGCTACCTTCGCGCCAAACCGGATGAACGCAGGTCGAACGCGCCGCGCTTGGGACAAGGACGCATTGAGGAGGACGCCGGCGCACGGGTCAAGTTTGAGTTGACCGAGAAGGGAACGGATTTTCTGGGCTACAAGGCGCTGAGTGAACTGCTGGGCGCACTGGGCAAGGGCTACGCCGGTCGGCATGACACCCACCACCTTTCAACTGGTGTTGAGGCGTTCCAGTCGAGCAAGCCCTATGAGTTCGGCGACACCCTTAACTTGGATGTCAACGCCACGCTGCTTTCCGCCATCCGGCGCAACGGCTTGGGCGTCCCGCTCAATGTTGAGTACAGCGACCTGATGGTGCACCAGTCCGAGTACGCGAGTTCGTGCGCTACGGTGCTGATGCTCGATTGCAGCCACAGCATGATTTTGTACGGCGAAGACCGCTTCACGCCGGCCAAGCGGGTGGCGCTGGCGCTGACGCATCTCATCCGCACGCAGTATCCCGGCGATACGCTCAAGTTGGTGCTGTTTCACGATTCAGCCGAAGAAGTGCCTATTGCCAAACTGGCGCAACTGACCGTCGGCCCTTACCACACGAATACGGCGGAGGGGCTGAAGCTGGCCCGACGCATTTTGCTCGCCCAACGGGTGGACATGCGGCAAATCATCATGATCACAGACGGCAAGCCGTCGGCGCTCACCATGGAAGACGGGCGAATCTACAAAAACTCGATGGGTCTCGACCCGATGATCATGGAGGCAACCTACAAAGAAGTCGCGAAATGTCGCCGGAGCAACATCGCCATCAACACGTTCATGCTGGCCGATGACCCCTACCTTGTGAACTTCATCAAACAGGTGACGCACATCGCGCAGGGCAAAGCCTACTTCACGACTGTGATGACGCTTGGGCAGTACGTGATGATGGATTTTCTGCGCCGCAAGCGGAAGAAGGTTCGTTGA